The genomic DNA CTTCCCTATCTACAGCTGGCCCAGGACTACATCACCTCTTGTGGGAAGAAGACTCTTCTGGAGGTGCTGGAGAAGGTCTTCACCTCCTTCAGGCCTGTAAGGAAACCCACAGTTACATATCAACGCTTTATATAAACACCCTTTACAGgcttttgatttatatttcagCTGCTGGGCCTTCCAGACATAGAAGACGACAGTTTTGAGCATTACCACGCCGACATGGAGGGGGAACCAGGGCCTGACCAACAGCAGATGGGGGTCAGCCAGCAGTGATGAGCCCTCCCAGGAAGAGGCTTGCAGCTGGTGGTTGGAGGGTtgggaggggtggggggtgtgCGGTGGGGGGGTGACAGCGCTGCCTGTGAGCCCAGGACCTCGACTCATCATCagccccaacacacacacacacacacacggtcaacCTGCTAAAAAAATGCACCAccatgttcttgaatgtctcaGTAGCTTTGCTTCCCAAAGAGTGCACTCTGTTGCACTGTgttgccccacacacacacacacacacacacacagccaagtTCAAATGCAAGAATCATAATCATTCACCGTTTGGTTAGTTAAAGATCCACAACACAGCAATATTACGTGGGCCTCAGCTTTGTTATGCAGAAATACAGTCAGTCAGATGTtagtgcagcacacacacacgcacacacacacacacacacacacacacacacacacacacacacacagataaccTACTTTCTCTGTTGACACAGAGGATGCTGCGTGAACACGACGTGAAAAGTTTCACGGATGAAAAGTGACGGGATTGGGTTGTGGGGTAGGCACAGGGAGGCAGTGAGGAGAGTGGAGGATTCAGGTGGGGGCCACTCctgttttaaacacacacacttaacagaAGCATATGACATATTTGTTCTTGTGTTTAAATCAAAGTTTTGCAGCTTTACAGTAGCATGAGTCGACTGTTTTTTAATCCGTGTTATTATCATACAAAGACTTCATAAAGACCCTGGTTACTTCTGTCATCAGCTCAGATTGTAGAACCACACACAAAGTGCATGTTGGGTAAAGGAAACATTCAGAGTGAAGGAAACATTCAGAGTGAAGGAAACATTCAGAAGCATACCACATGCTGCAGCTTCAACCCTCCCCATGTATGAGTGACACATTTGTCTCTCATGTGTCACATGACACCCCCTGTCCCTCTGGTTGTCGGTGTGTTTCACAGATTTGTTCCCCTCCAGGATTTAAGCAcgacctcctctctctctctctctctctctctctctctctctctttgctcgtgttgttttcttctctgtgtttgtcaccaTGAATTtgatgaatgcacacacacacacacacacacacacacaccctcctgaGTGTCATTATCAGAGGGAAGAGCAAACACGAGTTGTGCCCTGTGAGTTGTCTCTGTTGTTATATCACACTGCGACGCTTCCTCCTTCCGGCCTCAGACACCTGACGTCAGACTGTCATATTTATCTGCTTCCTTTGgcttgtaaatgtttattttgtgtctttttactgcctctctctctgtgaatgtTTCTCACACGGTGTAtaaccctgtgtttgtgtggaattGTTGAATAAAGCGTGTGGACAGAGtctgtgcgtctgtctgtctgtctcttggtAAATGGAGGACAAGACTCAACATGGACGTCCTCATGTCTCACAGTGGACTGGTGACCTGCTGCTGAGGCAACAGCCCCGCTGGTGTTACTGGGGGATGACGTCACGAGCCACCTGACGCGCCCACTCAAGGCTGTCGAGCTGGACAGTGTGACAGGGCCTGACCGGAAGTGTCGCTTTGGCCTTCAGagtaaaagcaataaaaaaaacatgacataagTACACTTATGTCTTACTGCTCAAACATGTAACTATCTACAGTACTACAGTagctactactactattactacgaacaataataataaaaatactaatgTCTGGACTACATtcaattattataaattattttggAAGAACTGTACTTCACTATATGAATTATGTAGTGATTtatgaatgataaggacaggtgaatgaatgatggggacaggtgaatgatgaggacaggtgaatgaatgttgaggacaggtaaatgatgaggacaggtgaatgatgaatgatgaggacaggtgaatgatgaggaatgatgaggacaggtaaatgatgaggacaggtgacaggtgaatgatgaggacaggtaatgatgaggacaggtgaatgaatgatgaggacaggtgacaggtgagtgatgaggacaggtgaattgggacaggtgagtgatgaggacaggtgaatgatgagggacaggtgaggaggacaggtgatgaggacaggtaaatgatgaggacaggtgacaggtgaaagatgaggacaggtgaatgatgaggtcAGGAGAACAGTGAGACAAGAAAGAACCACATCCaagttaaaaaagtaactaagtatcTTTTACGCtgagcacattttaaacaaactaCTGTTTTACTTAGTGGTACTTacgtaaaagtaccactatgaTATGATAAAGCTATACTTGAGTAAAGTAATTCAGTACTGGTTTATAAAAGTGTCACTATACAGCtaatgatatattatatatatatatattatactgaaGAACAGCCACAGAAAcgacataataataaaagataacTTTTGTATCACAATCACTATAAGATCGGTATTCCCCCATAATTTCCACACTga from Solea senegalensis isolate Sse05_10M linkage group LG20, IFAPA_SoseM_1, whole genome shotgun sequence includes the following:
- the mturn gene encoding maturin; this translates as MEFKHLVEAAEKWCSGNPFDLIFAEEDDERRLDFYAEPGVSFYVLCPGGTDTFHVWSESEDCLPYLQLAQDYITSCGKKTLLEVLEKVFTSFRPLLGLPDIEDDSFEHYHADMEGEPGPDQQQMGVSQQ